The proteins below are encoded in one region of Amycolatopsis magusensis:
- a CDS encoding MarR family winged helix-turn-helix transcriptional regulator translates to MTEPRWLTDEEQRVWRSFSAAVSMLRAHVEGQLQQQSGMPHTYYEVLVALSEAPERTLRMSDLADVSRSSRSRLSHAVSRLEANGWVRRYSCATDKRGAWASLTPEGFAALEAAAPGHVETVRESLFDPLTGDQVRALGEISDAIVAGLAGTCAEAKARELVEEPCAGEPCAEEPPVLSGEPKAGTRGVSG, encoded by the coding sequence ATGACCGAACCGAGGTGGCTCACCGATGAGGAGCAGCGGGTCTGGCGCTCGTTCTCGGCCGCCGTCTCGATGCTGCGCGCGCACGTCGAAGGGCAGCTCCAGCAGCAGAGCGGCATGCCGCACACCTACTACGAAGTGCTCGTCGCGCTGTCCGAGGCGCCCGAGCGCACACTGCGGATGAGTGATCTTGCCGACGTTTCCCGATCCTCGCGCAGCCGGCTCTCCCACGCGGTCTCCCGCCTGGAGGCCAACGGCTGGGTCCGGCGCTACTCGTGCGCCACGGACAAGCGCGGGGCGTGGGCGTCGCTGACGCCCGAAGGGTTCGCGGCGCTGGAAGCGGCCGCGCCCGGGCACGTGGAAACGGTGCGGGAGAGCCTGTTCGACCCGCTCACCGGCGATCAGGTGCGGGCGCTGGGTGAGATCAGCGACGCGATCGTCGCCGGGCTCGCGGGCACCTGCGCGGAGGCCAAAGCCAGGGAACTGGTGGAGGAACCCTGCGCCGGCGAACCGTGCGCCGAGGAGCCTCCGGTGCTTTCCGGCGAGCCGAAGGCCGGGACCCGGGGAGTCTCTGGATAG
- a CDS encoding YceI family protein, with the protein MSAPTTEIPGYVTGTWNIDPAHSEVTYSVKHLGLAKSRGSFQQFGGQIVTGESILDSSVTAEIEVASVSTGVGARDEHLKTEEYFDAANHPKIVFRSTGIRADDDEFLIDGELTWRGVTVPVTLEAEFNGIGPNPANNNATTIGVSAEATLARRDFGIGPEGNAFLGEKVKITLEIEAALQD; encoded by the coding sequence ATGAGCGCACCCACCACCGAGATCCCTGGTTACGTGACCGGGACCTGGAACATCGACCCCGCCCACTCCGAGGTCACCTACAGCGTCAAGCACCTCGGGCTGGCGAAGTCGCGTGGCAGCTTCCAGCAGTTCGGTGGCCAGATCGTGACCGGGGAGAGCATTCTCGACTCCTCGGTGACCGCCGAGATCGAGGTCGCCTCCGTCAGCACCGGCGTCGGCGCGCGCGACGAGCACCTCAAGACCGAGGAGTACTTCGACGCGGCGAACCACCCGAAGATCGTCTTCCGCTCCACCGGCATCCGCGCCGACGACGACGAGTTCCTCATCGACGGTGAGCTGACCTGGCGTGGCGTCACCGTGCCGGTGACGCTGGAGGCGGAGTTCAACGGCATCGGCCCGAACCCGGCGAACAACAACGCCACCACCATCGGCGTGTCCGCCGAGGCCACCCTGGCCCGCCGCGACTTCGGCATCGGCCCGGAGGGCAACGCCTTCCTCGGCGAGAAGGTGAAGATCACCCTCGAGATCGAGGCCGCGCTGCAGGACTGA
- a CDS encoding HIT family protein, translated as MSDPEFEAQDGVGVPDALQRLWTPHRLAYIQGENKPEGDQPTGCPFCRLVDLDDADALILARGESVYAVLNLYPYNPGHLMVVPYRHVADYTDLTAEETVELAKFTQHAMGVVRKVSDAHGFNIGMNQGVIAGAGIAAHLHQHLVPRWGGDANFMPVVGHTKVLPQLLNQTRELLAQAWESA; from the coding sequence GTGAGCGACCCGGAATTCGAGGCGCAGGACGGCGTCGGCGTCCCCGACGCGCTGCAGCGGCTGTGGACCCCGCACCGGCTGGCCTACATCCAGGGGGAGAACAAGCCGGAGGGCGATCAGCCGACCGGCTGCCCGTTCTGCCGCCTGGTCGACCTGGACGACGCCGACGCGCTGATCCTGGCGCGCGGCGAGTCGGTGTACGCGGTGCTGAACCTGTACCCGTACAACCCGGGGCACCTGATGGTGGTGCCCTACCGGCACGTGGCCGACTACACCGACCTCACCGCCGAAGAGACGGTCGAGCTGGCGAAGTTCACCCAGCACGCCATGGGCGTGGTTCGGAAGGTCTCGGACGCGCACGGGTTCAACATCGGCATGAACCAGGGCGTCATCGCCGGCGCGGGGATCGCTGCCCACCTGCACCAGCACCTGGTGCCGCGCTGGGGCGGCGACGCCAACTTCATGCCGGTGGTGGGCCACACGAAGGTGCTGCCGCAGTTGCTCAACCAGACGCGCGAACTGCTCGCCCAGGCCTGGGAAAGCGCGTGA
- the thrS gene encoding threonine--tRNA ligase, with amino-acid sequence MVVTAGTTASAAVREAGLPGKGPDAIVVVRDTEGKLRDLAWVPESDTEVEPVAANTEDGRAVIRHSCAHVLAQAVQQQFPEAKLGIGPPVKDGFYYDFAVDTPFTPEDLQALEKRMKQIIKGSQQFSRRVLESVEAAKAELADEPFKLELVDIKSDVDTSEVMEVGGGELTVYDNLDPRTKERVWGDLCRGPHLPTTKHIPAFKLTRVAAAYWRGNEKNPQLQRIYGTAWESAEAQEHHLEMLAEAERRDHRKLGAELDLFSFPDEIGSGLAVFHPKGGIIRQELENYSRQRHVEAGYDFVNSPHITKAALFEISGHLGWYKDGMYPPMHLDAEYNEDGTVRRPGQDYYLKPMNCPFHDLIFRSRGRSYRELPLRMFEFGSVYRYEKSGVVHGLTRVRGMTQDDAHIFCTPEQVPGELRSLLGFVLGLLRDYGLDDFYLELSTRNDEKYVGTDEMWAEATETLRAAAADSGLDLVPDPGGAAFYGPKISVQAKDALGRTWQMSTIQLDFNLPELFELEYTAAGGERKRPVMIHRALFGSIERFFGVLTEHYAGAFPAWLSPVQVVGIPIADEHTEHLRGVEKALRTKGVRVELDLGDDRMQKKIRTHTMQKVPFMLLAGGKDVESGAVSFRFRDGGQLNGVPVDAAVEAISAWIGRRENTSPSAESFGAVLA; translated from the coding sequence GTGGTGGTCACCGCGGGCACCACGGCGAGCGCCGCGGTCCGGGAAGCCGGGCTGCCTGGCAAGGGCCCCGACGCGATCGTGGTGGTCCGGGACACCGAGGGCAAGCTCCGGGATCTGGCCTGGGTGCCCGAATCCGACACCGAGGTCGAGCCGGTGGCGGCGAACACCGAGGACGGCCGCGCGGTCATCCGCCACTCCTGCGCCCACGTGCTCGCCCAGGCGGTGCAGCAGCAGTTCCCCGAGGCCAAGCTGGGCATCGGCCCGCCGGTCAAGGACGGCTTCTACTACGACTTCGCCGTGGACACCCCGTTCACCCCGGAAGACCTGCAGGCGCTGGAAAAGCGCATGAAGCAGATCATCAAGGGCTCGCAGCAGTTCTCGCGCCGGGTGCTGGAATCGGTCGAGGCGGCCAAGGCCGAGCTGGCGGACGAGCCGTTCAAGCTCGAGCTGGTGGACATCAAGTCCGATGTGGACACTTCAGAGGTGATGGAGGTCGGCGGCGGCGAGCTGACCGTGTACGACAACCTCGACCCGCGCACCAAGGAGCGGGTGTGGGGGGACCTGTGCCGCGGTCCGCACTTGCCGACCACCAAGCACATCCCGGCCTTCAAGCTGACCCGCGTCGCGGCGGCCTACTGGCGCGGCAACGAGAAGAACCCGCAGCTGCAGCGGATCTACGGCACCGCGTGGGAGTCGGCGGAGGCCCAGGAGCACCACCTGGAGATGCTGGCCGAGGCCGAGCGGCGCGACCACCGCAAGCTCGGCGCCGAGCTGGACCTGTTCTCCTTCCCCGACGAGATCGGCTCGGGGCTGGCGGTGTTCCACCCCAAGGGCGGGATCATCCGGCAGGAGCTGGAGAACTACTCGCGGCAGCGCCACGTCGAAGCGGGCTACGACTTCGTCAACTCGCCGCACATCACCAAGGCCGCGCTGTTCGAGATCTCCGGGCACCTCGGCTGGTACAAGGACGGCATGTACCCGCCGATGCACCTGGACGCGGAGTACAACGAGGACGGCACGGTCCGCCGTCCCGGCCAGGACTACTACCTCAAGCCGATGAACTGCCCGTTCCACGACCTGATCTTCCGCTCGCGCGGGCGGTCCTACCGCGAACTGCCGCTGCGGATGTTCGAGTTCGGCTCGGTGTACCGGTACGAGAAGTCGGGCGTGGTGCACGGCCTCACCCGCGTGCGCGGCATGACGCAGGACGACGCGCACATCTTCTGCACCCCGGAGCAGGTGCCCGGTGAGCTGCGCTCGCTGCTCGGCTTCGTGCTCGGCCTGCTGCGCGACTACGGGCTCGACGACTTCTACCTCGAGCTGTCCACGCGGAACGACGAGAAGTACGTCGGCACCGACGAGATGTGGGCCGAGGCCACCGAAACGCTGCGCGCGGCGGCCGCCGACTCCGGCCTGGACCTGGTGCCGGACCCGGGTGGCGCGGCCTTCTACGGGCCCAAGATCTCGGTGCAGGCGAAGGACGCGCTCGGCCGCACCTGGCAGATGTCGACCATCCAGCTGGACTTCAACCTGCCCGAGCTGTTCGAGCTGGAGTACACCGCGGCGGGTGGCGAGCGGAAGCGGCCGGTGATGATCCACCGGGCGTTGTTCGGCTCCATCGAGCGGTTCTTCGGCGTGCTCACCGAGCACTACGCCGGGGCGTTCCCGGCGTGGCTGTCGCCGGTGCAGGTGGTCGGCATCCCGATCGCCGACGAGCACACCGAGCACCTGCGCGGGGTGGAGAAGGCGTTGCGCACCAAGGGCGTCCGGGTCGAACTGGACCTCGGTGACGACCGGATGCAGAAGAAGATCCGCACGCACACCATGCAGAAGGTGCCGTTCATGCTGCTCGCGGGCGGCAAGGACGTGGAGTCGGGCGCGGTGTCGTTCCGGTTCCGCGACGGCGGCCAGCTGAACGGGGTGCCGGTGGACGCCGCGGTCGAGGCGATCAGCGCGTGGATCGGCCGGCGCGAGAACACCTCGCCGTCGGCGGAGAGCTTCGGAGCGGTCCTCGCGTGA
- a CDS encoding malonic semialdehyde reductase codes for MTSTDTRTGALALDGDGQDLLFREARTANTFSAEPVGDEQLKAVYDLVKWAPTSMNTQPLRAMVLRSDEARERLVPLLAEGNRAKTAGAPLTVILAADTEFHENLPRLFPHHPTAKDYFADEDVRVETAKANALLQVGYFIIGVRAAGLAAGPLTGFDAHGVDKEFFHDRPWRSLVVVNIGKPGDNAWYDRLPRLDYDQAVDTL; via the coding sequence ATGACCTCCACCGACACCCGGACCGGCGCACTGGCGCTCGACGGCGACGGGCAGGACCTGCTGTTCCGCGAGGCTCGCACGGCCAACACCTTCAGCGCCGAGCCGGTCGGCGACGAGCAGCTCAAGGCCGTCTACGACCTGGTCAAGTGGGCGCCGACCTCGATGAACACCCAGCCGCTGCGGGCGATGGTGCTGCGCAGCGACGAGGCCCGCGAGCGCCTGGTGCCGCTGCTGGCCGAGGGCAACCGAGCCAAGACCGCCGGTGCGCCGCTGACGGTGATCCTGGCCGCCGACACCGAGTTCCACGAGAACCTGCCGCGGTTGTTCCCGCACCACCCCACCGCCAAGGACTACTTCGCCGACGAGGACGTCCGCGTCGAGACGGCCAAGGCCAACGCGCTGCTGCAGGTGGGGTACTTCATCATCGGCGTGCGTGCCGCCGGGCTGGCCGCCGGCCCGCTCACCGGCTTCGACGCGCACGGGGTGGACAAGGAGTTCTTCCACGACCGCCCGTGGCGCTCGCTGGTCGTGGTGAACATCGGCAAGCCCGGCGACAACGCCTGGTACGACCGGCTGCCGCGGCTCGACTACGACCAGGCGGTCGACACGCTCTGA
- a CDS encoding sugar transferase, giving the protein MEESVRRSLPVNDARPHIGLPAIHRQPPPPRPANTADPRLSVASPRPPRSSDWESGYRGLVVLGDLLATAAVVTAGAFVLHGFGAAWPMTQWLALGTVIAVVCALPASRAWNPRVLGEGAEEFRRLGRGLFAAAVMVALGGLLFGALAVQPWVFAVLPAVALVSFPQRYVLRRWLHRTRRRGGCLLPVLAAGSPETVRDLIARTRAESHVGWRVEAVCTFTGEGDPGSGELDGVPVVGRLDELADHVRRGGYRVVAVTADQYWSPRKLQQVAWDLEGTAAEMVVAPVLMEVAGPRLNVSGVLGMPLLRVTAPTFTGGRRLVKEVVDRVGSGLLLALFSPLLLAIAVAIKAGDRGPVIYRQRRVGRNGQPFTMLKFRTMVVDADAVRRQLLDANEGAGPLFKMRRDPRVTRVGGLLRRYSLDELPQLFNVLTGRMSLVGPRPPLPEETKAYAADARRRLLVKPGLTGLWQVSGRSDLTWAESIRLDLRYVEDWSLALDLVILWKTVRAVLGGDGAY; this is encoded by the coding sequence ATGGAAGAGTCGGTGCGGCGGTCATTGCCGGTCAATGATGCGCGGCCCCACATCGGCCTTCCGGCGATCCACCGGCAACCACCGCCGCCGCGCCCGGCGAACACGGCGGACCCGCGGCTTTCCGTCGCGTCCCCGCGCCCGCCGCGCTCATCCGACTGGGAATCGGGCTACCGCGGCCTGGTCGTGCTCGGTGACCTGCTCGCCACCGCCGCCGTGGTCACCGCCGGAGCCTTTGTGCTGCACGGTTTCGGGGCCGCCTGGCCGATGACGCAGTGGCTCGCGCTGGGCACCGTGATCGCGGTCGTGTGCGCGCTGCCCGCCAGCCGCGCGTGGAACCCCAGAGTGCTCGGAGAGGGCGCCGAGGAGTTCCGAAGACTCGGGCGGGGCCTGTTCGCCGCGGCGGTGATGGTCGCACTCGGCGGGCTGCTCTTCGGCGCGCTCGCCGTGCAGCCCTGGGTGTTCGCCGTCCTCCCCGCCGTCGCGCTGGTCTCGTTCCCGCAACGTTATGTGCTCCGCCGCTGGCTGCACCGCACCCGCCGCCGCGGCGGCTGCCTGCTGCCGGTGCTCGCGGCGGGCAGCCCGGAAACCGTGCGCGACCTGATCGCGCGCACCCGCGCCGAATCCCACGTGGGCTGGCGCGTCGAAGCGGTGTGCACCTTCACCGGCGAAGGCGATCCCGGCAGCGGTGAGCTGGACGGGGTGCCGGTGGTCGGCAGGCTCGACGAACTCGCCGACCACGTCCGCCGCGGCGGGTACCGCGTGGTCGCGGTCACCGCCGACCAGTACTGGAGCCCGCGCAAACTGCAGCAGGTCGCCTGGGATCTCGAAGGCACCGCGGCCGAAATGGTGGTCGCGCCGGTGCTGATGGAGGTCGCCGGACCGCGGCTGAACGTCTCCGGGGTGCTCGGCATGCCCCTGCTGCGCGTGACCGCGCCGACCTTCACCGGCGGCCGCCGCCTGGTCAAGGAAGTCGTCGACCGGGTCGGTTCGGGCCTGCTGCTGGCACTGTTCTCCCCGCTGCTGCTGGCCATCGCGGTGGCGATCAAGGCGGGCGACCGCGGCCCGGTGATCTACCGCCAGCGCCGCGTCGGCCGCAACGGCCAGCCCTTCACCATGCTCAAGTTCCGCACCATGGTGGTCGACGCGGACGCCGTGCGCCGCCAGCTGCTCGACGCCAACGAAGGCGCCGGCCCGCTGTTCAAGATGCGCCGCGACCCGCGGGTCACCCGGGTGGGCGGGCTGCTGCGCCGCTACTCCCTCGACGAGCTGCCCCAGTTGTTCAACGTGCTGACCGGCCGGATGTCGCTGGTCGGCCCGCGCCCGCCGCTGCCGGAGGAGACCAAGGCCTACGCCGCCGACGCCCGCCGCCGCCTGCTGGTCAAGCCGGGATTGACCGGGCTGTGGCAGGTCAGCGGCCGCAGCGACCTGACGTGGGCGGAGAGCATCCGCCTCGACCTGCGGTACGTGGAGGACTGGTCGCTGGCGCTGGACCTGGTGATCCTGTGGAAGACCGTGCGGGCGGTGCTGGGTGGTGACGGGGCTTACTGA
- a CDS encoding WGxxGxxG family protein — protein MRRTICGVLAGLAVALGTGPVAAAAEPAPAAVQQAPDPDIDDRDGDGTDDGNGRWGLLGLVGLLGLAGLFRRGPKPGAMAGYPAANADAPPANTYPPAAPRKAPPGGVR, from the coding sequence ATGCGCAGGACGATCTGCGGGGTGCTGGCCGGGCTGGCCGTGGCACTGGGCACCGGCCCGGTGGCCGCGGCGGCGGAGCCCGCGCCGGCGGCGGTCCAGCAGGCACCCGACCCGGACATCGACGACCGGGACGGCGACGGCACCGACGACGGCAACGGCAGGTGGGGCCTGCTCGGCCTGGTCGGCCTGCTGGGCCTGGCGGGGTTGTTCCGCCGGGGCCCGAAGCCGGGGGCGATGGCCGGGTACCCGGCGGCGAACGCGGACGCGCCGCCGGCGAACACCTATCCCCCGGCGGCACCTCGGAAAGCCCCGCCGGGCGGGGTTCGCTGA
- a CDS encoding glycoside hydrolase family 43 protein, translating to MKFTRGAVPLATTVAAVLVLLGGHVPATAAEATPAKLIDADFADPDVLRTDAGYFAYSTSNATGKVPYASAANADGPWTLRGDALARVPAWAAEDGGFWAPDVVRRDDGRFLLYYTGASKNGGPMCIGTALGDAPGGPFEPVAEQPLICVPEDSGDIDPQTFVDDGRRYLLYKSNGGAAGPPSAIWLQELTADGLTTNGSRRELLRADLQEEKGVVEAPVVVRRPSKYLLFYAADTYESSTYHTSYATAPTLTGPFVKAPAPLLSTASLGGQVDGPGGADVLEDRIFFHSWLTAEHKARGLFSLPLTYRDDLPGVG from the coding sequence ATGAAGTTCACGCGAGGTGCCGTTCCGCTGGCGACAACGGTGGCGGCGGTGCTGGTGCTGCTGGGCGGTCACGTCCCCGCGACCGCCGCCGAGGCCACCCCGGCGAAGCTGATCGACGCCGATTTCGCGGACCCGGACGTGCTGCGCACCGACGCGGGCTACTTCGCCTATTCGACGAGCAATGCCACCGGCAAGGTGCCCTACGCGAGCGCGGCGAACGCGGACGGGCCCTGGACACTGCGCGGGGACGCGCTCGCCCGCGTCCCGGCCTGGGCCGCGGAGGACGGCGGCTTCTGGGCACCGGACGTGGTGCGCCGAGACGACGGGCGGTTCCTGCTGTACTACACCGGGGCGTCGAAGAACGGTGGTCCGATGTGCATCGGGACGGCGTTGGGGGACGCGCCGGGCGGGCCGTTCGAACCGGTGGCGGAGCAGCCGCTGATCTGCGTGCCCGAGGATTCCGGGGACATCGACCCCCAGACCTTCGTCGACGACGGCCGCCGGTACCTGCTGTACAAGAGCAACGGTGGCGCCGCGGGCCCGCCGTCGGCGATCTGGTTGCAGGAACTGACCGCCGACGGCCTCACCACGAACGGCTCCCGGCGAGAACTGCTGCGGGCGGACCTGCAGGAGGAGAAAGGCGTGGTCGAGGCCCCGGTGGTGGTGCGGCGGCCGTCGAAGTACCTGCTGTTCTACGCCGCGGACACCTACGAGAGTTCGACCTACCACACCTCGTACGCGACGGCGCCGACGTTGACCGGGCCCTTCGTGAAGGCACCCGCCCCGCTGCTGTCCACCGCGAGCCTCGGCGGGCAGGTGGACGGTCCCGGCGGCGCGGATGTGCTGGAGGACCGCATCTTCTTCCACAGCTGGCTCACCGCCGAGCACAAGGCACGCGGTCTGTTCTCCCTGCCGCTGACCTACCGGGACGACCTGCCCGGGGTCGGCTGA
- a CDS encoding DUF2945 domain-containing protein: MTKKFSKGDRVKWDAGNQSSVGTIEDVITSDTHAGGREVKASKESPQYLVRSEKSGKTAVHHPDKIHPA; encoded by the coding sequence ATGACGAAGAAGTTCAGCAAGGGCGACCGCGTGAAGTGGGACGCCGGCAACCAGAGTTCGGTCGGCACCATCGAGGACGTCATCACCAGCGACACCCACGCGGGCGGCCGCGAGGTCAAGGCGTCCAAGGAAAGCCCGCAGTACCTGGTGCGCAGCGAGAAGTCCGGCAAGACGGCGGTCCACCACCCGGACAAGATCCACCCGGCGTGA
- a CDS encoding DMT family transporter: protein MSWIVLVLSGVLEAVWATALGKSEGLTRFWPAVVFFAVLAASMVGLAYAMRELPVGTSYAVWVGIGAVLTVVYAMLTGQEPVSALKVLFLAMIVGGVVGLKLVH, encoded by the coding sequence ATTTCGTGGATCGTGCTGGTGCTCTCGGGCGTGCTGGAGGCCGTGTGGGCCACCGCGCTCGGCAAATCCGAAGGACTGACCCGGTTCTGGCCCGCGGTGGTGTTCTTCGCCGTGCTGGCCGCGAGCATGGTGGGCTTGGCCTACGCGATGCGCGAGCTGCCCGTGGGCACCTCGTACGCGGTGTGGGTGGGCATCGGCGCGGTGCTCACCGTGGTCTACGCCATGCTCACCGGGCAGGAACCGGTGTCCGCGTTGAAGGTGCTGTTCCTGGCGATGATCGTCGGCGGGGTGGTCGGGCTCAAGCTCGTCCACTGA
- a CDS encoding zinc-binding dehydrogenase: protein MCQPDYTTTSLDAALVRLVRPGGRIVSVTNHVEVPHESRVAAAHVLVRNDPRDLESLVALVDDGAIELAVTEHHALAELPGLHRRGENGEIRGKVVIVSRA from the coding sequence GTGTGCCAGCCCGACTACACCACCACGTCACTCGACGCCGCGCTGGTGCGCCTGGTCAGGCCGGGCGGGCGCATCGTGTCGGTGACCAACCACGTCGAGGTGCCGCACGAGTCCCGGGTGGCAGCGGCGCATGTGCTGGTGCGCAACGATCCTCGTGACCTGGAATCGCTCGTGGCCCTGGTGGACGACGGCGCGATCGAGCTCGCCGTCACCGAGCACCACGCCCTCGCCGAACTCCCCGGCCTCCACCGGCGCGGGGAGAACGGCGAGATCCGCGGCAAGGTGGTCATCGTCAGCCGGGCTTGA
- a CDS encoding putative glycoside hydrolase — protein MFARSSVRKRLPVLGAAVLAPIGILIPLAVVLRPEVTVPALSEGATVSPEAVSRMEIATNGNTAEAQVRLDGAPVPFEHGDGWIRLAGPAPAAGPHKVEIEVPGSPAVLPSGTVTRSFTVDVTPPGLVVEPVAAVHAQVPAAVRGQVTDAHSVLVHGKPAQVGPDGRFAAMVPGQVSEVVVEARDGAGNVAAHKVPVAIRHPGMRAVHMSALAWSSPALREPVMRMAAEKLIDTVQLDVKDESGEIGYLSEVPLAKEIQATRDHYDARATVDELHKAGVRVVARVVAFRDPILAEASWGNGNRDRVVQKADGQPWTGGYGKYAFTNFADPSVRQYNVDIAEEAAALGFDDILYDYVRRPDGKLGEMRFPGLKVSPEQSIADFVGETQPKVRAHGAVLGASVFGIAATRPEQIAQDIRLLAKHSDYVAPMVYPSHWGPGEYQVADPESQPFDITQRSLADFERLTAEGDGQTVVIPWLQAFSLKRTYGAEEVRAQIKAAEAVGIKSFLLWNAACKYDAAGLKPG, from the coding sequence ATGTTCGCTCGCTCGTCGGTCCGGAAGCGACTACCCGTGCTCGGTGCGGCGGTGCTCGCGCCGATCGGCATCCTCATCCCGCTCGCGGTCGTGCTGCGGCCGGAGGTCACCGTGCCCGCGCTGTCCGAAGGGGCCACGGTCTCGCCGGAAGCGGTGTCCCGCATGGAGATCGCCACGAACGGCAATACCGCCGAGGCCCAGGTCCGGCTCGACGGCGCGCCGGTGCCGTTCGAGCACGGCGACGGCTGGATCCGGCTCGCCGGCCCCGCACCGGCGGCCGGGCCGCACAAGGTCGAGATCGAGGTGCCCGGCTCACCGGCGGTGCTGCCCTCGGGCACGGTGACCCGTTCCTTCACCGTGGACGTCACCCCGCCGGGACTGGTGGTCGAACCGGTGGCGGCCGTCCACGCCCAGGTGCCCGCCGCGGTGCGCGGTCAGGTCACCGACGCGCACTCGGTGCTGGTGCACGGTAAACCGGCGCAGGTGGGCCCGGACGGGCGCTTCGCCGCGATGGTGCCGGGGCAGGTCTCCGAGGTCGTGGTGGAGGCGCGCGACGGCGCCGGGAACGTCGCGGCGCACAAGGTACCGGTCGCGATCCGGCACCCGGGGATGCGCGCGGTGCACATGTCCGCGCTGGCGTGGAGTTCGCCCGCGCTGCGCGAACCGGTGATGCGCATGGCCGCGGAAAAGCTCATCGACACCGTCCAGCTGGATGTCAAGGACGAGAGCGGCGAGATCGGTTACCTCTCGGAAGTGCCGCTGGCCAAGGAGATCCAGGCCACCCGCGACCACTACGACGCGCGGGCGACGGTCGACGAACTGCACAAGGCCGGGGTCCGCGTGGTGGCCAGGGTGGTGGCCTTCCGCGACCCGATCCTGGCCGAAGCCTCGTGGGGCAACGGCAATCGTGACCGCGTGGTGCAGAAGGCCGACGGGCAGCCGTGGACCGGCGGGTACGGCAAGTACGCGTTCACGAACTTCGCCGACCCGTCGGTGCGTCAGTACAATGTGGACATCGCGGAAGAGGCCGCCGCGCTCGGCTTCGACGACATCCTCTACGACTACGTGCGCCGTCCCGACGGCAAGCTCGGCGAAATGCGCTTCCCCGGGCTGAAGGTGAGTCCCGAGCAGTCGATCGCGGACTTCGTCGGGGAGACCCAGCCCAAGGTGCGGGCCCACGGCGCGGTGCTGGGGGCGTCGGTGTTCGGCATCGCCGCGACCCGGCCGGAGCAGATCGCCCAGGACATCCGGTTGCTGGCCAAGCACTCCGACTACGTGGCGCCGATGGTCTACCCGTCGCACTGGGGTCCGGGGGAGTACCAGGTGGCCGATCCGGAGTCGCAGCCCTTCGACATCACCCAGCGCTCGCTGGCCGACTTCGAGCGGCTCACGGCGGAGGGTGACGGGCAGACGGTGGTCATCCCGTGGCTGCAGGCGTTCAGCCTGAAGCGCACCTACGGCGCCGAGGAGGTCCGGGCCCAGATCAAGGCGGCGGAGGCCGTCGGGATCAAGTCGTTCCTGCTGTGGAACGCGGCCTGCAAGTACGACGCGGCCGGCCTCAAGCCCGGCTGA
- a CDS encoding polysaccharide deacetylase family protein, producing MTFQRILTLAAGSVLLAGCAAHQPEPAAPGTPAPPPAQALAAQAPSPADVRANELGRVPVLMYHRIVASPSSVFDRTPQDFRAELERLAKEDYVPVTTAAFAEGRIDLPAGKHPVVLTFDDGDPTVLTLGQDGKPAPDTAVRILQDVAAAHPGFTPTGSMYVNAEPFGGGEAGTRALRWLHENGFEIGNHTLGHTNLRTASESTAREDVAAGDEAIRTAVPGYRPATLALPFGARPRAAEIARSGEGYEYTGVLLVGAHPAPSPFATEFDASAIPRIRSQGADGEEVDYGSAKWLDELAADPDTRFTSDGDPAKISYPDGTGYPAERFAVTAEAY from the coding sequence ATGACCTTCCAGCGAATCCTCACCCTGGCCGCCGGTTCGGTGCTGCTGGCGGGTTGCGCGGCGCACCAGCCGGAACCGGCGGCGCCCGGCACCCCGGCACCGCCGCCGGCCCAGGCGCTCGCGGCGCAGGCGCCGAGCCCGGCGGACGTGCGAGCCAACGAACTCGGCCGCGTGCCGGTGCTGATGTATCACCGGATCGTGGCGTCCCCGTCGTCCGTCTTCGACCGCACCCCGCAGGACTTCCGTGCCGAGCTCGAACGGCTGGCGAAGGAGGACTACGTCCCGGTCACCACCGCGGCCTTCGCCGAAGGGCGGATCGACCTCCCGGCGGGCAAGCACCCCGTCGTGCTCACCTTCGACGACGGTGATCCCACCGTGCTGACGCTGGGCCAGGACGGCAAACCGGCGCCGGACACCGCCGTGCGCATCCTTCAGGACGTCGCGGCCGCCCACCCCGGATTCACGCCGACGGGGAGCATGTACGTCAACGCGGAACCGTTCGGCGGCGGTGAAGCGGGCACCCGCGCACTGCGCTGGCTGCACGAAAACGGCTTCGAGATCGGCAACCACACCCTGGGCCACACCAACCTGCGCACCGCGTCGGAAAGCACCGCCCGCGAGGACGTCGCCGCGGGCGACGAAGCGATCCGCACGGCCGTGCCCGGCTATCGCCCGGCGACGCTGGCCCTGCCGTTCGGCGCCCGCCCCCGCGCGGCCGAGATCGCACGATCGGGTGAAGGTTACGAGTACACCGGCGTGCTGCTCGTCGGCGCGCATCCGGCGCCCTCCCCGTTCGCCACCGAGTTCGACGCGAGCGCCATCCCCCGGATCCGGTCGCAGGGCGCGGACGGCGAGGAAGTCGACTACGGCTCGGCGAAGTGGCTCGACGAACTGGCCGCCGACCCGGACACCCGCTTCACCTCGGACGGCGACCCGGCCAAGATCTCCTACCCGGACGGCACGGGGTACCCGGCGGAGCGGTTCGCCGTGACGGCCGAGGCCTACTGA